One region of Parerythrobacter jejuensis genomic DNA includes:
- a CDS encoding alpha/beta fold hydrolase has product MTTEFFDSFDGTRLALHRIGSGQPFVLLHGLFSNADMNWIKWGHADTIAAAGYEVLMLDFRVHGQSEAPHDPAKYPENVLVRDVAALVDQLGLEDYVLGGFSLGARTSLHAVVQGILDPQRLVIGGMGTAGLGEWTKRSAHFLRVIDEFDTIERGDPAYFSMQFLKSQGVDRLAARMLLQTLPDLDLASLQNISMPTLVVCGDEDRDNGSAIELAELLPNASYSEIPGTHMSSVTKPDLGAAIADWLEKTA; this is encoded by the coding sequence ATGACAACCGAGTTTTTCGACTCATTCGACGGTACTCGGCTCGCGCTACATCGGATCGGCTCCGGACAACCCTTCGTCCTGCTCCACGGCCTGTTTTCGAATGCCGATATGAACTGGATCAAGTGGGGCCATGCCGATACGATCGCTGCAGCAGGCTATGAAGTGCTGATGCTGGATTTCCGTGTTCACGGCCAGAGCGAAGCTCCGCATGATCCCGCAAAGTATCCCGAGAATGTGCTGGTGCGTGATGTGGCGGCGCTGGTCGATCAACTGGGGCTGGAAGACTATGTGCTGGGCGGCTTCTCGCTTGGTGCGCGGACGTCGCTCCACGCCGTGGTCCAGGGTATCCTTGATCCGCAGCGGCTGGTCATCGGCGGCATGGGCACTGCGGGATTGGGCGAATGGACCAAGCGATCGGCGCATTTCCTGCGGGTTATCGATGAGTTTGACACAATTGAGCGTGGCGACCCGGCCTATTTCTCCATGCAGTTCCTGAAGTCCCAGGGTGTCGATCGTTTGGCGGCCCGCATGTTATTGCAAACATTGCCGGATTTGGACCTTGCGAGCCTCCAGAATATCTCTATGCCGACGCTCGTCGTGTGTGGGGATGAAGATCGCGATAACGGTTCCGCCATCGAATTGGCCGAACTGCTGCCAAATGCCAGCTATTCGGAGATCCCCGGCACACACATGTCGAGCGTGACCAAACCCGATCTCGGGGCGGCTATCGCCGATTGGCTGGAGAAGACTGCATGA
- a CDS encoding GFA family protein, whose amino-acid sequence MADGAEGADQAVKGVLKGGCLCGRVEYTIAEGFRLNPYACHCTDCQTRTGSAFSEHMLFFLKDIEINSELDVAEYTQPSGSASTIYGCPRCKARIYAENDSRPGMASLRCGTLTGSSSVIPAAHIWVQSKQPWLHLPENARTMEGNPSSSQEWVELVGIASQ is encoded by the coding sequence ATGGCGGATGGAGCAGAAGGGGCTGACCAAGCGGTGAAGGGCGTGTTGAAGGGAGGCTGCCTGTGCGGCCGGGTAGAATACACGATCGCCGAGGGCTTTCGATTGAACCCTTACGCCTGCCATTGCACGGATTGCCAGACCAGAACGGGTTCGGCCTTTAGCGAGCACATGCTCTTTTTCCTCAAGGATATCGAGATTAATAGCGAGCTCGATGTTGCAGAATACACGCAGCCGAGTGGGTCGGCATCGACCATCTACGGTTGCCCGCGATGCAAGGCGCGGATCTACGCGGAAAATGACAGCAGGCCCGGGATGGCGAGCCTGCGTTGCGGAACTCTTACTGGGAGTTCGTCCGTAATCCCCGCCGCTCATATATGGGTTCAGAGCAAGCAGCCGTGGCTGCACTTGCCCGAGAACGCACGGACGATGGAAGGTAATCCGTCTTCGTCGCAGGAATGGGTCGAACTGGTCGGGATCGCCAGCCAATGA
- a CDS encoding 2-hydroxychromene-2-carboxylate isomerase, with translation MTLTADLFFSFRSPYSYLAAARYRAMAEEYDLDITLRTVWPIAIRDPDILFTGNPAAPRYILMDSMRAAEMLGIPFRWPRPDPVVQDLATREIASDQPYIYRLGRLGQAATRRGKGLAFAEEASKLIFSGAVDNWHEGDHLAGAAQRAGLDFAELEAEVADDAQALDAEIGANQDALEQAGHWGVPTLVFEGEPFFGQDRIEMAQWRMEQKGLTKR, from the coding sequence ATGACCCTGACCGCCGATCTCTTCTTCAGCTTTCGTTCGCCCTATAGCTACCTTGCCGCTGCGCGTTATCGCGCAATGGCGGAGGAATATGACCTCGATATCACGCTGCGGACGGTTTGGCCGATTGCGATCCGTGATCCCGATATCCTGTTCACAGGCAATCCGGCTGCACCACGCTATATCCTGATGGATTCCATGCGCGCGGCCGAGATGCTCGGAATCCCCTTCCGATGGCCCCGCCCGGATCCTGTCGTACAAGATCTGGCGACCCGCGAAATCGCTTCGGACCAGCCCTACATCTACCGCCTTGGGCGGCTGGGTCAGGCAGCAACTCGGCGTGGCAAGGGGCTCGCTTTTGCGGAAGAAGCATCGAAGCTTATCTTCTCAGGCGCAGTCGACAATTGGCACGAGGGGGATCATCTGGCCGGCGCCGCCCAACGTGCAGGCCTCGATTTTGCAGAGCTCGAAGCCGAGGTGGCTGACGATGCACAAGCACTCGACGCGGAAATCGGTGCCAACCAGGATGCGCTCGAGCAGGCCGGCCATTGGGGCGTTCCCACGCTGGTCTTCGAAGGCGAACCTTTCTTCGGGCAGGATCGCATCGAAATGGCGCAATGGCGGATGGAGCAGAAGGGGCTGACCAAGCGGTGA
- a CDS encoding aspartate-semialdehyde dehydrogenase yields MKRWDQRALALVMAGLLAACSSDVPPPYEQQNAQAAAVDEDRVVLRSGGLAAGAEAFYFSSGRNEVESALAKVLGEPEGRDAIAECGAGAMEFTNFPGGLTVNFQNDFLVGWSFNEANQQIATQGNISVGSPRQEVEGVDGYSPIPDSTLGDEFALGDSMGGFMGEDAVEGLYAGTNCFFR; encoded by the coding sequence GTGAAACGGTGGGATCAACGGGCTCTGGCATTGGTGATGGCAGGCCTGTTGGCCGCGTGCAGCAGCGACGTCCCGCCGCCTTACGAACAACAGAATGCACAGGCGGCTGCGGTTGACGAAGATCGTGTCGTCTTGCGCAGCGGCGGCCTCGCAGCTGGTGCCGAAGCGTTCTATTTCTCCTCGGGCCGCAATGAAGTCGAATCCGCGCTGGCCAAGGTTCTGGGCGAACCGGAAGGCCGTGACGCGATCGCGGAATGCGGGGCCGGGGCAATGGAATTCACCAATTTCCCGGGCGGGCTGACGGTCAATTTCCAAAACGACTTTCTGGTCGGCTGGTCATTCAACGAAGCGAACCAACAGATCGCGACCCAGGGCAACATTTCGGTCGGCTCCCCCAGGCAGGAAGTGGAAGGGGTCGATGGATATTCGCCAATCCCCGACAGCACGCTGGGTGATGAATTCGCCCTGGGTGACTCTATGGGAGGCTTCATGGGCGAGGATGCCGTCGAGGGGCTCTACGCCGGCACGAATTGTTTCTTCCGCTGA
- a CDS encoding aspartate-semialdehyde dehydrogenase, which translates to MGYRVAVVGATGNVGREMMQVLAEREFPIEEIAAVASSRSHGSEVEFGDTGKMLKCRNIEHFDWAGWDIALFSAGSGPAKQYAPIAAKAGCVVIDNSSLYRMDPDVPLIVPEVNPDAIDGYSKRNIIANPNCSTAQLVVALKPLHDAATIKRVVVSTYQSVSGAGKAGMDELFNQSRAIFVGDPVEPEKFTKQIAFNVIPHIDVFMDDGSTKEEWKMMVETKKIMGSSIKLNATCVRVPVFVGHSEAVNIEFENELGAEQAMEILREAPGIMLIDKREDGGYVTPVESAGDGATYVSRVREDPTVENGLTLWCVSDNLRKGAALNAVQIAELLGRTHLKKG; encoded by the coding sequence GTGGGCTATCGCGTAGCCGTTGTCGGCGCGACCGGAAATGTCGGGCGTGAAATGATGCAGGTATTGGCCGAGCGGGAGTTTCCGATCGAGGAAATCGCTGCGGTTGCGTCCTCGCGCTCGCACGGGAGCGAGGTGGAATTCGGCGACACGGGCAAGATGCTCAAATGCCGTAATATCGAGCATTTCGACTGGGCCGGTTGGGACATCGCGTTGTTCTCTGCGGGCTCGGGTCCGGCCAAGCAATATGCACCGATTGCTGCCAAGGCGGGCTGCGTCGTGATCGACAACAGTTCGCTTTATCGCATGGACCCGGATGTGCCGCTGATCGTGCCTGAAGTGAACCCGGATGCGATCGATGGATATTCCAAGCGCAACATCATCGCGAACCCCAACTGCTCGACTGCACAACTGGTGGTTGCGCTCAAGCCTTTGCATGATGCGGCTACGATCAAGCGCGTGGTTGTGAGCACTTACCAGTCGGTTTCCGGTGCCGGGAAGGCGGGCATGGACGAGCTCTTTAACCAGAGCCGTGCGATCTTCGTCGGTGATCCGGTAGAGCCGGAGAAATTCACCAAGCAGATCGCCTTCAACGTGATCCCGCATATCGATGTGTTCATGGATGACGGTTCCACCAAGGAAGAGTGGAAGATGATGGTCGAGACCAAGAAGATCATGGGCTCGTCCATCAAGCTCAACGCCACTTGTGTGCGGGTGCCGGTCTTTGTGGGCCATTCCGAAGCGGTCAATATCGAGTTTGAAAACGAGCTTGGTGCGGAACAGGCGATGGAAATCCTGCGCGAGGCGCCGGGCATCATGTTGATCGATAAGCGCGAAGATGGCGGCTATGTCACGCCGGTAGAAAGTGCCGGTGACGGGGCAACCTATGTCAGCCGCGTGCGCGAGGATCCGACGGTCGAGAACGGATTGACGCTGTGGTGCGTCTCCGACAATCTGCGCAAGGGCGCAGCTCTCAATGCGGTACAGATCGCCGAACTGTTGGGGCGCACACATCTGAAGAAGGGGTAA
- the rplS gene encoding 50S ribosomal protein L19: MNLIQQIEAEEIANAGKDIPEFRAGDTVRVGVKVTEGNRERIQNFEGVCIARSNRGMGSNFTVRKMSFGEGVERVFPLYAPIVDSITVVRRGVVRRAKLYYLRGRTGKSARIAERRDTRPAKD; this comes from the coding sequence GTGAACCTGATCCAGCAAATCGAAGCGGAAGAAATTGCCAACGCAGGCAAGGACATTCCCGAATTCCGTGCCGGCGACACCGTTCGTGTCGGCGTCAAGGTGACGGAAGGCAACCGCGAACGTATCCAGAATTTCGAAGGTGTGTGCATCGCCCGGTCCAACCGCGGCATGGGCAGCAACTTCACCGTGCGCAAAATGAGCTTCGGCGAAGGCGTGGAACGTGTGTTCCCGCTCTATGCGCCGATCGTTGACAGCATCACCGTGGTTCGCCGTGGTGTCGTGCGTCGCGCCAAGCTTTACTATCTGCGTGGCCGCACCGGTAAGAGTGCGCGTATCGCCGAACGTCGCGATACGCGTCCTGCCAAGGACTAA
- the trmD gene encoding tRNA (guanosine(37)-N1)-methyltransferase TrmD, whose product MTFAATILTLYPEMFPGPLGQSLAGKALERGDWSCETVNPRDFATDRHRTVDDTPAGGGAGMVLKADILGAVIDHARERQPDAPVLAMTPRGTPITQARIRELAAGPGVTILCGRFEGFDERIFDARDVEEVSLADIVLSGGEPAALAILDACIRLLPGVMGAASSGTEESFENGLLEYPHYTRPQIWEGRTIPEVLRSGDHAKIAAWREAQAEAITRLRRPDLWERHRGARVQSASGARRKDKEPDQ is encoded by the coding sequence GTGACCTTCGCCGCCACCATCCTTACACTCTATCCGGAGATGTTTCCTGGGCCGTTGGGCCAATCGCTGGCGGGCAAGGCGCTGGAGCGGGGGGATTGGTCTTGCGAGACCGTCAACCCGCGCGATTTTGCTACCGACAGGCACCGTACAGTCGATGATACGCCGGCTGGGGGCGGAGCAGGCATGGTGCTCAAGGCGGATATTCTGGGCGCGGTGATTGACCATGCACGCGAGCGGCAGCCCGATGCGCCTGTGCTCGCCATGACACCGCGCGGAACGCCCATCACACAGGCCCGCATCCGCGAGCTGGCAGCCGGGCCGGGGGTCACCATCCTGTGCGGTCGGTTCGAGGGATTTGACGAGCGGATTTTTGACGCGCGTGACGTGGAAGAAGTGTCGCTGGCCGATATCGTCCTGTCTGGCGGCGAACCCGCAGCGCTGGCCATACTCGACGCTTGCATTCGGCTGCTTCCCGGCGTAATGGGCGCGGCTTCGAGTGGTACCGAAGAGTCGTTCGAGAACGGCCTCCTTGAGTATCCTCACTACACCCGACCTCAAATCTGGGAAGGGCGCACGATCCCTGAAGTGCTGCGATCGGGGGATCATGCGAAGATCGCTGCTTGGCGTGAAGCCCAGGCAGAGGCGATCACACGGCTACGCAGGCCGGATCTATGGGAGCGCCACAGGGGTGCTCGGGTCCAGTCTGCCTCTGGTGCGCGGCGAAAAGACAAGGAACCGGACCAGTGA
- a CDS encoding carbon-nitrogen hydrolase family protein → MTTLNVAIVQGRPIPLAIGDGITQATRLAKEAIDGSAQLVAFGETFLGGYPLWLDEAPGAALWDHPGSKALHRILLENAVVPNDERLLPLQELCDETGAVISIGAHERVRNSLYNNQLTFRPGLPVLDHRKLVPTHGERLVWMRGDGSTLGVHQAEWGRVGSLICWEHWMPLARAAMHNLGEAVHVAAWPTVREQYAIASRHYAMEGRCFVLAAGLVQTKDDLLDGIERTGGDAAARELAEAIEGDVLNKGRSLIAAPDASVVAQAGEGEEILHAGLDLSAISEGLASLDTDGHYSRPDVFELSVDTRAKDGVVRERRS, encoded by the coding sequence ATGACCACGCTTAACGTCGCTATCGTCCAGGGCCGCCCGATCCCGCTCGCCATTGGCGATGGAATTACGCAAGCGACCCGGCTCGCCAAAGAAGCCATCGACGGCAGCGCGCAGCTAGTTGCGTTTGGGGAGACTTTCCTCGGCGGTTATCCGTTGTGGCTCGATGAGGCACCAGGCGCGGCGCTGTGGGATCATCCGGGTAGCAAGGCGCTGCATCGCATCCTGTTGGAGAATGCGGTCGTTCCCAATGACGAGCGGCTGCTGCCGTTGCAGGAGTTATGCGACGAGACCGGCGCGGTGATCAGCATTGGCGCGCACGAACGCGTGCGCAATTCGCTCTACAACAACCAGCTGACCTTCCGCCCGGGATTGCCAGTGCTGGACCATCGGAAACTCGTCCCCACCCATGGCGAGCGGCTGGTATGGATGCGCGGCGATGGCTCGACGCTGGGCGTGCACCAGGCCGAATGGGGCCGCGTCGGCAGCCTGATCTGCTGGGAACACTGGATGCCGCTCGCCCGCGCAGCGATGCACAATCTCGGCGAGGCAGTCCACGTCGCCGCCTGGCCGACCGTGCGCGAGCAATACGCCATCGCCAGCCGTCACTATGCGATGGAGGGGCGGTGCTTTGTGCTCGCAGCGGGGCTGGTTCAGACGAAAGACGATTTGCTGGATGGAATCGAGCGAACCGGCGGCGACGCAGCAGCGCGCGAACTGGCCGAGGCGATTGAGGGCGATGTGCTCAATAAAGGCCGCAGCCTGATCGCCGCGCCCGATGCCAGCGTCGTCGCGCAAGCGGGCGAGGGCGAGGAAATTTTGCATGCTGGACTCGACCTCTCAGCCATCAGCGAGGGCCTCGCGAGCCTTGACACCGACGGGCACTACTCGCGGCCCGACGTGTTTGAGCTCAGCGTCGATACGCGGGCCAAGGATGGGGTTGTTCGGGAGCGCAGGTCTTGA
- the rimM gene encoding ribosome maturation factor RimM (Essential for efficient processing of 16S rRNA), whose amino-acid sequence MAQDTSVTLAAVTGAHGVTGEVRLKLLGDGIDALKQHGSFNQGALTLSKIRSDNKGGAIARFTEISGRTEAEKLRGTTLTISRDALPELGEGEYYYSDLLGLAVVTDTGNTVGKVVDVQNFGATDVIEIEKDPVPVKGMKTFMVPMTKQAVIEWDGERLVIAADFAEG is encoded by the coding sequence TTGGCACAGGACACGTCCGTCACGCTGGCTGCCGTAACCGGTGCGCACGGTGTGACGGGCGAAGTCCGCCTGAAGCTGCTGGGTGACGGGATCGATGCCCTGAAACAGCACGGCAGCTTCAATCAGGGGGCATTGACCCTCAGCAAGATCCGCAGCGACAACAAGGGCGGCGCAATCGCCCGTTTCACCGAAATCTCCGGCCGGACCGAGGCGGAGAAGCTGCGCGGCACCACGCTCACCATATCCCGCGATGCCCTCCCCGAGCTTGGTGAGGGCGAGTATTACTATTCCGATCTGTTGGGTCTGGCGGTCGTCACCGATACGGGCAACACGGTCGGCAAGGTGGTGGATGTCCAGAACTTCGGCGCAACCGATGTCATCGAAATCGAGAAAGATCCGGTGCCGGTTAAGGGCATGAAGACCTTTATGGTGCCGATGACCAAACAGGCGGTGATCGAGTGGGACGGCGAACGGCTTGTGATTGCTGCTGATTTCGCCGAAGGCTGA